Genomic window (Syngnathus typhle isolate RoL2023-S1 ecotype Sweden linkage group LG19, RoL_Styp_1.0, whole genome shotgun sequence):
AAACACAACTAGAAGGCTTTACATAGACAAAATCCTCTGTTTATAATTGTATTAGTTATTTTTTCCTTCAAGGACCTTACGCATCATTTCCTGTCAGCGGTCGAACTGGAATGATATCCATAATGTTGTGGGTCTAATGCACCCCAGTATGTCAACAGCTAAAATGTTTCAATTAAATTAATACTTGGGGATTACTCTGTAGTGTTAGGTGATTGTTTTCACTCGTTTGCAAACGGTGGGACAATTATGTCGGGTGCGGCCGGTGGAGGCTCCTCTGGTATgggcgcagcagcagcaggagctaGTAGCAGCTCCGCCGGCGTTCTCCACACTGCGGTATCCGGGGGAGGAGCAGGGGTGGCCGGTAGGCTACCTGCTCGTGTCCTGGAGCATATTTTCTCCTATTTGGACCTTGCCGATTTGACTCGATGCGCCTTAGTGTGCTGGCACTGGAGCAACATTCTGGCGGATGAAAACAGCGAGGTGTGGCGCAGCCTGGGTGCTCGAACACTCAGTGAAGAAGCCCTGCGATCTGACATCTTATGCAACCTTCCATCCTACAAGAGCAAGGTGAGGTTAACTCTTGCAAGAGGCGTAAAGGGACTAACAGCAAAATAATTTGTCCTTGTATTTATTAGATTCTGTACCTTGCACGTCTGAGGTTAGAAATACACTTCTCACTGGCAGAAACCCCCTCTAGTGGTCAGAATAAACCTCTAAAGTTCAGTGTGTTCAAAATATTACAAATGATTTCAAAAATCGAATCTGTCTCCAGGTCAAATCCTACCAACATGCCCTGAGCTCCCACGACTGCTCTCGTAACGTGTACGTGAAGAAAAACGGATTCACCCTCCACCGCAACCCCATCGCCCAGAGCACAGATGGAGCACGGGGCAAGATTGGCTTTATGGAAGGTCGCCACGCCTGGGAGATCTGGTGGGAAGGCCCTCTGGGTACAGTGGCGGTGATTGGCATCGCCACCAAGCGGGCATCCATGCAGTGCCAAGGCTACGTGGCCCTTCTGGGAAGCGATGACCAAAGCTGGGGCTGGAACCTGGTTGACAACAACCTGCTCCACAATGGGGAGGTGAACGGGAACTTTCCACAGTGTAATAATGCACCCAAATATCAGGTAGGACCAATAACTTGGCTGTCCTTGTTCTGTAAAGcaattttaactttttttgCATGACTGTTGCAGATTGGGGAGAGAATACGAGTGATTCTCGACATGGATGACAAGACGTTAGCCTTCGAGAGGGGGTTTGAGTTTCTGGGAGTTGCATTTCGGGGACTACCCAAAGCATGCCTGTTCCCTGCCGTCTCCGCGGTGTACGGCAACACCGAGGTCACGATGGTGTACTTGGGGAAGCCGCTGGATGGCTAAGAGCGATGTCTACGGTtccctccaaaagtattggaacagcaaagacttttgtttttgttgtacacTGAAGACATTTGGGTATCCAATCAAAAAATGAGACTTTTGTCTCATATTCATTTTTTGAtcttaaaatgaaatgtttgtagTCTATAACTATTGACATTTTTATGACATCTCAAAAGCTCATGAATTCAACATCCTAATTTTGACTGTTAAAAAGGAATGTTTGTTAGTGGAAGACAACGCTAACTGCTTCGATACCCTAGCCCTAACTTTTTTTCTGATTCAGTGCTTAAAAAGTAGCACAGATCAATTACATTACTAAATCATATTACAAAGCTTAATGTGGAATAATCTATTACATTCCGCGTTGATTCTGATTTGCATTCATTCCACGTCAAAACAATGCGACTTAATAATTGTCGCGTATAAGCACCGCATGAACGGTTATCATTTTTAAATCCACTTAATTGTGGA
Coding sequences:
- the fbxo45 gene encoding F-box/SPRY domain-containing protein 1; its protein translation is MSGAAGGGSSGMGAAAAGASSSSAGVLHTAVSGGGAGVAGRLPARVLEHIFSYLDLADLTRCALVCWHWSNILADENSEVWRSLGARTLSEEALRSDILCNLPSYKSKVKSYQHALSSHDCSRNVYVKKNGFTLHRNPIAQSTDGARGKIGFMEGRHAWEIWWEGPLGTVAVIGIATKRASMQCQGYVALLGSDDQSWGWNLVDNNLLHNGEVNGNFPQCNNAPKYQIGERIRVILDMDDKTLAFERGFEFLGVAFRGLPKACLFPAVSAVYGNTEVTMVYLGKPLDG